A region of the Corticium candelabrum chromosome 4, ooCorCand1.1, whole genome shotgun sequence genome:
CACTGCACCGTAAAGGCAGCAAACGCCACTCAGACGCCCACGCCCACAAGTACTGTAAGTTCCATTTAGCCACGCCTAGACCGCCAcgcctttgagatattctggggagaacattGTTCATCGTTCATGTAAAGAACAGTTAGTGATGTTTTTAGTGTCCAAGATGGTGTCAATGTTCCATTCGCCAACTCCGAGTGTGTTGGGGGAAATATAATTATCGAATAAAGCCTATAGAACAGTCATGCTGTACTCCAGTCTGTCCTGTTCTCCACAATCCTGCTAGTATCAGTTCTACTTTACCATGCAGTCCGTTACCACGCTACAAATTTGTAATGGCATGCAAGATCACGTGTTTATTGGAAGAGGCTAGTTGTAGcctcgtgttatacgggaaccgggcacgacgcgcgagagggtctggtacgaggctagctaGTTGTTAGTTTTTGCGGAATGAAATCCCTAGTGAATAGAAAATAGTATTTTATGCTTTGGTTGGATCTCTAATAGTGGTCACTTGCGTAGTTCTTTGCCAATGTTTTAGATACCCTTTCTTTCTGGTTCTTGGCTGAgtgttgcatgcatgactaGATCAGTACAACCCACTACAAGATAATTGTGAGTGAAACTGCATTCTACTATGATACATGGATGGCCAACATATGCCAGGTTGTTTGCCTGCCTATCACaacacattaattattaacccCATTCTAAATTACAACGTTTACCATTTTCTAACCACAGGTTAATAAAGCATGTTTGTAACTTTGTCACATAAATTCATGAAAGAGTGAGTAAATGCTCCATCACCAATTCGGTGTCCACCAAGCAATAATCATTAGAGCTACAAACTGATAAATTTACATAGCTTGCTTGtgcaaaattttaattttaaataaactATAAATTGTTTGATTATGTCATACCATCTTACTCTAAGACCATGTACACTTACCACACACGACTTGCCACATTTGGTGATAGCCACTGATTGCGCTAAATTCTATAAATTTCGATAAGACAACAGAAGCTTGCAACACGACTATACTAAATACAGGTAGTAttttccattaattaattagctccAGCACCTACTGGAATGGCTACAATTCTTGCAACTTCGTGTTTCCTCTCTTTACCTCGATAAGCTTAAGTTAACAGGCAAGCAACGTTTTGATATCTTGAGTATACGTGTATGAATGTTTGGAAGGTGTTGACACTGGTCTATTCATGAATGCACTACTGTGATACACAACCTACAAtccctttaattaattaatcaaacaaacTAGAGATAACAAGATGTCAACTGTGGCCCAAAAGCCAAGTCTACAGTTGCACTAGTTAATAAGGTAAACTAATATTTGCAAATTGGCTCTTGCTAACAATTTTTATCAGCATGACAATACACCAACATTCTATACGGTATAGCATTACAATTGCCAACCACAATGTAGCAGTCTCATCATTGAGTGGCAGTTAAGAGGCACCACTGCCAGATTTGCCTGTGATTCGATCTACGAGTTTCGCATACCCCTTCTGTGCATCATCCTTTAAGCAAAAAGagtaaataataattacaaacaaaTGCAATATATGCTTAGAACTATGTCTAGACTATGTCCTAACTTTGGTCATGTCACCAAGTGATAGCCAAGCATCTCGTTTTGCTTTAGCAACAAAATCAAATGCCCCTGGATTGGGAGTATTGCAGACACCAATAGTAGCCTAAAGAAAATCAACAAGCAATTTGGTTTTAATCTGCAAATTACAAAAAACGATATCAAACTGAACAGTAAAGTAGGTTAGTTTACTGACAAACTGTCTAACTGTAAATTTAGTACTTTCATTTCTTACACATAAGTGTGACCATGTTTGCCTTGGATGCCCAAACTACTAAGCCAATCATCACTAAGTTTGGGGGAGAGTTCGGAGAACATAGGTACACAGGCTCAACATTTGTAgctgtaaacaaataaaccacGTTGACGTGCTCTACACACATGTACCAATAGTGTAAATTAAACATTCAAGCTAACCAGtggtgtctttctatctgtatTCAGTGCAAACCACTAAAACTTTGAAAGTTAGAAGACGATAATTCTTATCTGGGTCtttgtcaacattttgttcaagACTATTAACTGCAATCATCCATTCATGCCTCCAAAAGGACCATGAactatttgtttaattaaagcatgTAAGAGAATGAAAGTTATTTCCAATTCCAACTCTTCATAACATACATTTCCAAAGCAATGCCAAGTACTACATTTAATAGTTGTCTAATGTAGCTAGTGCATAATCTATTGTCCTACATCAagcctattaattaatttccttGCTGCTCCTACTGTTTTTTAGATTAATCCTTTTCGAGACttcaaaaataatttagaatttttttgACAAAACCTAATTTTTTTTCAAAGTCTTGATATGCTATATTAGTCATTTTGAGTcagttatttgtttatttattctttcaaattGATTCAACTCTCTAAACATTCCTAGTTCATCTCTACACCTAGGTCAGACTTTTCTAGGTCTCAGCTGTAGATAGTACAAGCCTTTTTTGATCTTCAGTCTATTTCGTATTACCTTTTGTTGATCTCATTTGATCATTCGTAGACGTGGTAGTTGATCTGGTAGACGGTGTGCACTTGGCAGCAGTTGTTAATTCAAGAGGTGAAAGACAGGTCGGTGTGAGCTACTTCAGCCGTCCAACATGAGGTACAAATTTTCTTCGTCCACTGACAAGATCGAGTGATCTCTCAACGATGCTCAGCACAATATTGCGGCAAAAGTTTTATAATAGTTGACTCTCCACAGAAGCAATATATCGCACTGAAAGTGGTAATAGCATAGCATTTTGGTTTGAAAAAAGGGAACCATAGTCTAGAAAAGAAGTCGCTCGCTGTTTTGCCGAtttggcatcttgagctgcactCTTCCGTCTAATGGCCATTTTTGATGACGGTTCATGCGCACGAGTAAAAACCAAAAAGCATGGACAACCAACAATTTTCAAGACcaaaataatattttttgTTATCCTATAATTTCaaaggcaaaatttttgaaaagaccATTATTACTCAAAAAACATTAGGAACAGTAGGGTAAACAGATAGCACATACTGTACTTCAAGGTATCCGTGTTCTGAATCCATCTTTCATTTCATTAGGTGCATTTCAGTTGTATCGACCCTTGAATGCAGTATACACAAGTTTGTATCACTGTGTTGTTCAGAGTTGAAGTAACCTGTCCCACATGTTAGACAGTGACAATATCTCCAATCATGCTTTTCTGTATACGAGTGTAGTCGAAACAACTTCATTATCTTCTCtcatctttgttctcgctcaccttacatCACCaaatcaacgctttccacaagcaaacaacccACActtacacatcggtcatcggTCCCGTGATACCAAAAGTGTGGCgaaggtatcgttttcaaagtgaaGTGTGAACGCTCGCTAGCCCGATCAAATCGCAATCtaatcgcgatccattcttgtctagtgtggacaggccttaagtGCGTGTTCGTATGCTGAACAGATTATTACCTACATCGCCTAGTACACGCCTCAAGCCTGTCTTTCCCCGCCCTTGACTGTTCCCTGTATGTCACTCTCCCTTCTCAGAGTGACATACGGGAAACAGAAGGGGCGGGGAGaaactagtctcgcgtggccagaccttcaGTGTACTCAGGGCGGATAGGGGAGAGTCTGGTCACTATTACCAGGTTTTGTGTCCCACGCCGGAATGTTGGCGTGCCCAATCACTTTAAAATTGGGAATAAGAGATGTGACCTTGCATTGAATTATGAAGACCGCCCTGTAACTGCATAACAGGTGGCCATACTCATGCAAACATTAGCTAAAACTTTGGCTGTTATTGGAGACTATACAAGCATTGTGTGTCATAGCTAACAACGACGTTTGACTTTCACTTGACACCTCAAGTGAGTACATGAGGGGAGAAAACTAGCACACTAGAGGCCGTACAATGACTATTGACCAACAACGTCCATCTGTTGTCGTCTTTGAGCCTCCCTCTCACTCAAATCCTCCCTCATTGTCTTCAACTTTTCTAACTTTCTCGCACAAGTCGGTAGAGCCACGAGTTTGAATGCAGCTCGGTGTTCTTTGATGATGGCGATCAAAGTTCAGCTATGAACTCCTCCAAACCCGGTAAATGATGGACGTTGAAGAACCCTCTTAACAGATGATGGTTAGCAGGTTTCATGATGCCTCTACAGAGTATGTGCACGCAGTCTATTCATGACTATAATATCCAGTCAACTACCACCTCACAGAGTCAGGCATTCAACCTTCTCTAATGAAATTCTTCGTTTAAAAATTCAATTGGCCTGGCCATTGTGCCGCAAATCATCAATCAGACTTCACAATTCTCAACTGTAGCTACTGGGCAAGGTGATTATTGATGGCGTCATGTCACTTAATATTCTATTTGTCCACGTAAACCCGGCCGGTGATAGAGACCACACCCTATTTGCCCTGACTATTCCAAAGGTCTGGCCACTAGGGCCAACCGGCTGAAAAACATTCAACACAATACCGTACTACCGTAATTGCTAACAATCCATCAACTAATCTACccaaaaaaattatttctagTCTACCTGTTTGTAGAGAGCATACAATTCCAATTTGATCTTGTCGTTCGGTTCTGTCTCCACGCTTTTCAGTTTCTCCTGAGCGCTAGCAAAAGCGGCTGTAAAGTCTCCTGAGTCTGATACGTTCCGCACATTCATGCTTTGCAGCAGACAATAGCGACTAAACAAAAGACGAAAAGTCTGCAATCTAGACATCTTGGTTGCACGATCCTAACTTAGACCCGTATGTCAAGGCCTGGTACATTCAAACGGAAATGCACGCAAGTTGAAACGAACGAAATAGTGACAGTTATGTTCTGCTGAAATCCAGTTTATACCTTCAGGTACAGTGTTAATTCAAAAGTGCAACTGATGTGGTCAGAACCATTGCTTGCTTTGTTGCTTTGTTAATATTTTTAGAATACAATataaataacaaacacaaaatctcTATCTACAAGTATACACTTTTAGTCTACTAGGTTATTGCTCTAGATAGTCTCCTATGCAGTGCTGCTTCTGGACTTCCTGGTGCCACCTAATTTGTCACCTCAACCATGGTACATGCACATGGCTGTTTGATACTCGACAGCAGAAGTGCCCAGCAGTTTGTAGCTGTTGAAAACCGATTGAAATTTATAATGAACAGTCGATAAAGTTTGTCAGAAATTGAAAAAGAACATAAAGTCGATCACTTATAATCACACAAAAAGGCTAACAATGCACTCATTAATCCACAACTGGACTCATTCGAGCATAATTTTCAATACAAGCTAAACATTTGAAGCTTTCTTATCTCAAACACATTGGAATGATTATCAAAAAATCACATTTTATACCATTAAATATATTATGATATACATTATGTCATGTTAGATGCTCTCCAGTTAACTTCTCAGCTCTTGAtagcacaaacaaataaatttgaAACAAGTCCTTGTAGGTATATGTACCTGCTAACCAGATTAGGACTTTAGCTGTTTTAGGAAGTTCTAGTGcttgcatgtggtgtgtgtgtaggggAGGGGTGAGTGAGTGCCTGCTTGtgcataattaatttaccGAAAAAGTCTTTTATACCACGTTTTGGATTGTGACATTCGGCTAGTTATCAACTCAAAATAACAACCACTGTAGCTTTAAAATGCAAATAAAACACTAGACATCATGTTTGTTGAGAAGTGTGATCACATAGTCTAATAGATCCATGATAGGGTCTAATGTATACACAGGAGCTATGCTATAATAATTGCAATTACAATTCATTAGTGTTTCTAccaactaatatattataaactTGGAAACCTAGATTTTCTCTGTCACTTATATTTTGTATAATCACAATGTGGTCATTAAGATCTTGAGATAGCTATCATCTACTCTAGAGACGTTAGCGAGTATCAGCTAAGTAACGATAACAACTCAATACAGGTAAAGGTAATGTCTGCGGTTCAGGAATCGTTCGGATTCTGAATGACGACCAGGAAATACTCCTTGTCTATAGAACATGTACAAGAAAACATTGACTACACAGAGTATACATGCATACTGCACTACACATGTAATACCTGGAGCAACCATGATTTCATGCTTCTTGGACCGCACCCTGAGGAACGTCAGGTCATTCTTTCAACACAAAAGGTGAACTTTAAATTCCAAGCAATGCACAATATCCTGGTATTTAATGAATTATTGTTACTTGAGGGTCGATGTCTCTCACAGTGTGTCTCGCCTTGGCGGTCAAAAGATGCAACAAACTAGCGTACTGGACTGTGGTCGAGTTGTCTAACGTCGTACGGATGGGAATTCCTATCATCAAACACGCAAAATTTCACTATTTTGTCACACGTGACAATTAACCCTCAAAGGAGACCCTGGGTTGGCCCAACTAACCGTCCAACTACCTATGTAAAGATACCTTCACTGTTGACGATAATAGTGCCGATAACACCTTTATAGCCACCGATTCTCTTCAGAATTTCTTCAATATCAGACGCAGACTGGAAAGTAGGAAAACATTAACTAATACAGAAGATAGGCCGAACACAGACGTAAAGTAATGTTATACGTGCCCTCTTACTGCGTACCATGCTCTTTTCCCTACGACAATTCTTCAGTCAGTAACAGCTCTATCAGAGTAGCCTAGCAACCGTAAGAGTAACGCGCGCGAACAATGCAGACTTGAAGACGTGGGCGTGGTGtgatgtcttgtgtgtgtgtgtgtgtgtgtgtgtgtgtgtgtgtgtgtgtgtgtgtgtgtgtgtgtgtgtgtgtgtgtgtgtgtgtgtgtgtgtgtgtactagaTGTATATGTAATCTATTCCATTGCAAATGGCTGTGACCAAAAACAAGTAGAAATCACAACAATTGTTTGACATGTGTAAAATGCAGAAGGATCAGACTCATCTAACAAATCACCTAAAGCCTATGCAGCTGAACAAATATAATTACTTATGACCTAAACAAACTTTGCCACATCTTGAGCACCTTCGCGGCACCATATCTTATTGATTTGGATATACCAGCAGTCACTATTCCTTTCACACTCTGAGTCCAGCTGAACCGATTAACAATAGAACTAACTGCCCACTGAATATCAGAAGAGACATCGATGTCACAGGCACAATTTGAATCAAGCTTCATTCCCTTTACTTTCAGTCTTTTCATTAAGTTTTCCTTCAAGTGAGATGGCAATGCTGTGACAAGATTCTGCCGAAGCTTAAGATTTTGCTTAAAGTAAACAGTGTGTTCCATTGAGTTAGTGTTTTGCAGTCTCTCCTCATGTCTCTCTAATCCAAGTTCTTTTAAGACTGGAAAGTACAAGCCACGAAATTGATTCAAATTCGAAAACACAATATTAGTAACTTTGTTCTTGTCTTCACCAAAAGTCATTCTAAAGTCACCCATGTATGAGAGACCAGCAACCTGTACATAAAACTCCGTCTCACTAAATgtctcagacagacaaagcagaGCAGTCCTTGCAGCATGTCTCAAATTTGCTTTAAGTGCCGCAACAAGTTGTTCATCTTGACTCTTCACAATCATCATAACCGGCTTGTGCAATCTACCACTGATGTAAAGAGTTTTCCAGTGATTGAGATCATCAATCAGATCGTCTACACTGATGACACCATATTTAATAAGACGACCACGATGTCTGACTAATGAATTATAATACACTGAAGCCCCATAGTTTCGTTGTATCTGTGTGACTACTCTAGGTCCAAACTTTTGTAGAGCTGAGTAGTGCTCTTGGTTAATCTTCAAGTTTTCTTCATGCCACAGAGATGAATTATGAACAGAGAAAACAAGATCCAACATGTTATCTTCTTTCTTAACTACGCTCCCTTGATTAAAAGCACCAGATCCATACGCAAATGCTAAAGAAATGCCAGGTGGAAAAAATGTCAGCAATTCCCGATACTCTTTTACTTGAAGCTCTACTGATGAGGATGGAGAAGGCATAGGGCAGTGTGTACCGACCACTAGACTTCTACATATGATCACTGACGCCCGTGGTTTCTTGCAACACATACAGAAGCGAGGGTGTTTCACAATCAATCGTACTTGACCCCTCATAGCGCTATAGCAAAAGTTTGAATCCCGGGTTATCCGGGCTTGTGTGTCAATGTTGCTACGGTGACACCTCACATCTTCTACATTGTAGAGCATCTCGCTCGTTTCGTTCTTCGCAAATATGATGCCGTCAATCGTAGGTTAGTTCCATTGAAGATTGACATGATAATTGTATTACCTACCTTGGTTGCTGGAACTTCAGACGATTTTGAAGAATCCGAAAAAGAAGACCGACGACCGTTGTCTCCGGTCAACGTAAGTAATCGCTTTAGAAATTTACTTTATTGATGTAGACCAGTGGACATACATGTACGGTGGCTGCAAAGTTTCGTGTCGTAGGAGGCTGTTGTGAGACCGCCAAGGACTCTAGATGATGCGTTGAAAATTCTGTTGCCTCGAATGCAACCACAGAAGGGAATCTCAGGATTAACAGTAGAAGATCAACAGGCGTTTGTATGTTAATTGTGTACTCCAGTAGCCCATACATCTAGCATACCGGTAATATAAAAACAAGATACCTACACACGATTACATTATGCTTATTTACTGTTTTACTGAACATAtttaggtgcgacagaaatatatcgTATCATATCagcatatcatatcatatcatatgtTTAACTATGATTCAATTAGGCAATCAGTCTGTGATTTTCCCTAAACTTTTGTCACGTGATAGATGAATGTTGTCTAGATTAGCTAAAAACTAATTCGTGAATTTATGGCACTTTGTAAAAGTCCTGTGATGATGCAAAGTATTGTGGCtattagcctcgaacttccagaccagagagtgtGCAAAGCgcgcaaactctagtctggaccaaaacggtactaaaatgattttggaagtagTTATcaaaaagcgatgctaaatggtagtctaacagcctaGGATTGTTTTACCTGGTTtaataatgagatggaaagataccgcacttttgcattacacaaacatattatttataaatgtcatgagattcacaaacaaagaagagaggcctgccgtgtttgcggcgatatcttggtggacagCGTGAATTGACGACTCTTTCATTCTGCGGCAGAATGCTAGGTAGTCTAACcactcgactagcgagactaccgttCGACCAGTTGCCAAAGGTGATGGTGTAGCAACACTGCTGTGCATGCCCTGTCACCACAAGCTCAAAGAACTGGAGCTGAAACTAAACTAAGACGtgtgtgcaccagagtctcGATTCATGACTCTGGTGTGCACTTAGTGCCTCTGGCATGCACTTAGCACCCATAAGGATTTGACATGCACGTAATCAGCATTAGTGCagttagcataaccaattactgctaaccaatcagaatttacaactgaCGTTCTGGTTCTAAGAGGCAGATTgacttagaaggctattttcgaaatcattttagtaccgttcttgtccagactagagtttgcgTGCTGCAcatgctctctggtctggaagtttgaggatATGTGGCTACGCACTTGGGTCACGAtctatgtgtgtatgttatgtTCTGGTCCAGTCAAATTTGTTCACTGTGCAGTATCCTGTTTGGTGTTTAGTTGtacaaccacagacaatgAATGCATGGACAGCCAATCAGAAACCGTTGACTTTTATGAGAAGGCTTTATGCCTGAACAGTCTAATCCATGTTTCCCTGCTCTTGTGTTAAGAATTATGCCATGGTGACAGACAATTTGGTTAATGTGACAGATTTTTGTGTCACGCTAAATAACAGTTactttagatagattattttaGTGTGGGGTATAATGGTCTGTCAGCGGGCAATTGTCGTCCAACCAAATCATGGTCATGTCCGACTGTGCAGTGTACTTACCAAACAGTTGGCACATCTGTCTGGGTAGCAAGGCGGCCATTTGGAAGTATAATGCAGATAGGTACCCTATGTGTCATGTTTGAGTAGTACTACACGACTAGTATGTCGTGACTTGATCTCAAACATTGACGTATTCTAATTGTAGTGTAATGCTAGTTAGGTGTAGAAGACATGTAACGTGTTGACAGCGCTATTTCGATTTCCTTATTGTGCAATGTCTGTACGGCTTATAGACTAAGGCGTGGATAATAGACATGAATGTGTGCATGAGCTTGCTAAACCTTAACTAATTTAAGAGTACATAAAAATATGCCGCGCTGCAAGTTAAATTAGGAATTAGATCTGACATTGAGTTGGATATTTAGTAGCAGAAATGGTTTGTAATCTGATATTAGGATAGGATGGCAGCAGAACGAAGGAGCATCATAACACTCAGTAATATGCTTAGGCCACACCAAAAATTCTTGGTTTTGGGTAACCTGAGTTGACCGACTGTCTCGTGGAGGCTGCCTTgatttttttgaatttttgcaGCACATGTCTTTGAAcatgctgcatgcatgtgcgtctATCACTTATTTCTGTCACACACATTGCATAAGGGCACAAGGCTAGTATTGCACAGTAAAACACACTTGCCATGCCTGCAATTTCTGTCATGTCATGGTTCTGGATGGCGGTTGTTTCATCATGAACAGCGTCTGCATGATGTTTGTGCAGACAGCATCAGATCCAGAAACTCGCTATAATGCATTGCCGGATGACGATGTTGGATTATATTTTGAGTTTGATAGGCGTCCTGTATTTTTACCTTGGAGGCTGCTCCGGCATTGAGAACTTACTTGTCAGCAAGTTCCAGCTGAAAGTGTAAGCAATGTTCTGATGCGGAAGGCTTTGGAGCACCATATTTCCCGTTTACCTACATCTGGATCTGGCAGTACAGCCTGGATTGTCTAGTTtcacatagccagaccctctccaccTTCATACTTCCGGCAAGAAAGGGTCAGGGGAAATGCCTAATCAATTCTTGTTTTGCGCTCCCAAGAATGGGGATAAAGATCTTTTTGAAGCTAGCAGGAGGTCTAAGCAGGTGACACTCAATTGCATTTTGCTCATGTCGTGTATGCTGATTACGGTCATATttgttgcatgcctttgaaTTCGAACAGATGCCGTAATCAGAGATTTGTTCATCAGCACTGTTGACCTTGAACTACTTACCTGCTGCAGGAAAGACGGATGTTTTGTGACCAAATTGCTCCAAATTGTCCGTGAAGCTGAGCTTCTTCACCGATCGATGTCTGACTTGGCGCTAATTTTGATGTATTGTTGTGATCTTGTGAGTCTGATGCAAGGCATGGGGCGTACCTTTCCTTACCTATGTACGCTCTTTCTCCGTTCGGCCTCTTAAGTCTCATTcagttgttgcttgttgtagCATGTTTGAATGCGCTA
Encoded here:
- the LOC134178853 gene encoding acyl-CoA-binding protein-like produces the protein MSRLQTFRLLFSRYCLLQSMNVRNVSDSGDFTAAFASAQEKLKSVETEPNDKIKLELYALYKQATIGVCNTPNPGAFDFVAKAKRDAWLSLGDMTKDDAQKGYAKLVDRITGKSGSGAS
- the LOC134178649 gene encoding dynein light chain roadblock-type 2-like: MSASDIEEILKRIGGYKGVIGTIIVNSEGIPIRTTLDNSTTVQYASLLHLLTAKARHTVRDIDPQNDLTFLRVRSKKHEIMVAPDKEYFLVVIQNPNDS
- the LOC134178775 gene encoding phosphatidate cytidylyltransferase, mitochondrial-like, with the translated sequence MRGQVRLIVKHPRFCMCCKKPRASVIICRSLVVGTHCPMPSPSSSVELQVKEYRELLTFFPPGISLAFAYGSGAFNQGSVVKKEDNMLDLVFSVHNSSLWHEENLKINQEHYSALQKFGPRVVTQIQRNYGASVYYNSLVRHRGRLIKYGVISVDDLIDDLNHWKTLYISGRLHKPVMMIVKSQDEQLVAALKANLRHAARTALLCLSETFSETEFYVQVAGLSYMGDFRMTFGEDKNKVTNIVFSNLNQFRGLYFPVLKELGLERHEERLQNTNSMEHTVYFKQNLKLRQNLVTALPSHLKENLMKRLKVKGMKLDSNCACDIDVSSDIQWAVSSIVNRFSWTQSVKGIVTAGISKSIRYGAAKVLKMWQSLFRS